Proteins co-encoded in one Methylobacterium sp. WL1 genomic window:
- a CDS encoding IS630 family transposase (programmed frameshift) — protein MPSPLSVDLRERVVAAVAADASCHRAAARFGISVSSASRWSQRFRHEGQLASKPMGGDHTSKRIEAHAGLILATSEQEPRLFLCELRDRLAEQGIQTSTSGLSRFFARHGISWKKGPTYAAEQERADVRAAREAWFEAQPELDPERLVFLDETAAATNMARRYGWAPRGERCRLTAPLGHYKTTTVTAALRTSGLCATALLDGPTNGRRFRSYVTEILIPVLHPGDIVVMDNLPVHKVAGVREAIEAAGARLLYLPSYSPDFNPIEQAFAKLKALLRSAAPRTIPDLWAAIRQAFTRFTPQECRNYLAAAGYENDLAVAT, from the exons ATGCCTTCACCTCTGTCCGTCGACTTGCGCGAGCGTGTCGTAGCTGCCGTGGCGGCGGATGCCTCGTGCCACCGAGCCGCGGCTCGCTTTGGGATCAGCGTGTCGAGCGCCAGCCGCTGGTCGCAGCGCTTCCGCCACGAGGGCCAACTCGCCTCCAAGCCGATGGGCGGCGATCACACCTCGAAGCGAATAGAGGCGCATGCCGGGCTGATCCTGGCGACCTCCGAGCAGGAGCCACGCCTCTTCCTATGCGAGCTGCGCGACAGGCTGGCTGAGCAGGGCATCCAGACCAGCACGAGCGGCCTGTCGCGCTTCTTTGCCCGCCACGGGATCAGCTGGAAAAAGGGGC CGACGTACGCAGCTGAGCAGGAGCGTGCGGACGTGAGAGCTGCCCGCGAGGCGTGGTTCGAGGCACAGCCCGAGCTCGACCCGGAGCGGCTGGTGTTCCTGGATGAGACGGCGGCCGCCACCAACATGGCGCGCCGCTACGGTTGGGCGCCGCGCGGCGAGCGCTGCCGGCTCACGGCCCCGTTGGGCCACTACAAAACCACCACCGTTACCGCCGCCCTGCGCACCAGCGGACTGTGTGCCACCGCGCTATTGGACGGTCCCACGAACGGCAGGCGCTTCCGAAGCTACGTCACCGAGATCCTGATCCCGGTGCTGCACCCAGGCGACATCGTCGTCATGGACAACCTGCCAGTCCACAAGGTCGCCGGCGTGCGTGAGGCGATCGAGGCCGCAGGAGCGCGGCTGCTCTACCTTCCGTCCTACAGCCCTGATTTCAACCCGATTGAACAGGCCTTCGCCAAACTGAAGGCGCTGTTGCGCAGCGCGGCACCCCGCACGATCCCGGATCTCTGGGCGGCGATCCGCCAAGCCTTCACGCGCTTCACCCCGCAGGAGTGCCGCAACTACCTCGCCGCAGCCGGCTACGAGAACGACTTGGCCGTCGCTACCTGA
- a CDS encoding Rmf/CrpP family protein — MNDGVLMDTQQPLICQPIAEGAHARAIGRPKDSCPYPTDAPERQAWLDGYDGTPSEDGPDVPISDA; from the coding sequence ATGAATGACGGTGTGCTCATGGACACCCAACAGCCCCTAATCTGTCAGCCGATCGCAGAAGGTGCGCACGCGCGAGCAATTGGTCGCCCGAAGGATAGCTGTCCGTACCCAACCGACGCTCCTGAGCGACAGGCGTGGCTCGACGGATACGATGGCACGCCGAGCGAGGACGGTCCTGATGTTCCCATCTCAGATGCTTGA
- a CDS encoding Flp family type IVb pilin, which produces MLQRFARDETGATAIEYGMIAALIAVAIIASLKVVGSRLGTKFSAISGNLN; this is translated from the coding sequence CTGCTGCAGCGGTTCGCCCGCGATGAGACCGGCGCCACCGCGATCGAGTACGGCATGATCGCCGCCCTGATCGCCGTCGCGATTATAGCCTCGTTAAAGGTCGTTGGTTCGCGGCTCGGCACCAAGTTCAGCGCCATCTCCGGCAACCTGAACTGA